Genomic DNA from Chanos chanos chromosome 6, fChaCha1.1, whole genome shotgun sequence:
GGTTCTGGGTCATGTTGTGGAGCAGTGGTTCTGGGTCATGTTGTGGAGCACACTGGTTCATGTTGTGGAGCACACTGGTTCTGGTTCATGTTGTGGAGCAGTGGTTCTGGTTCATGTTGTGGAGTACTGGTTCTGGTTCATGTTGTGGAGCACACTGGTTGTGGTTCATATAGTGGAGTACTGGTTCTGGTTCATGTTGTGGAGTACTGGTTCTGGTTCATACTGTGGAGCACTGGTTCTGGTTCATGTTGTGGAGCAGTGGTGGTTCTGGGTCATGTTGTGGAGCAGTGGTTCTGGGTCTGGTCCTGATGTGCACACACTGCTCTGCATGTCGTTATTTGAAAGCCTCTACAGTCACAGTGGACTGAGCCAGTCACAGCTGTGATGATGAGCTGATCAGtggaggcaggtgtgtgtgtgtgtgtgtgagtgaatgtgtgtgtgtgtgtgtgtgtgagtgaatgtgtgtgtgtgtgtgagtgaatgtgtgtgtgtgtgtgtgtgtgtgtgtgttagtgcaggtaaaaaaagacactttacTCTCCCTTACACTAGAGGGCGCTGCACCACGGCCAAATCTACACTTAGACctccacacaggtgtgtgtgtgtgtgtgtgtgtgtgtgtgtgtgtttgcattgtgcATTTAcctgagtctgtctctctctctctagaacaGTCCGCAGTCTTTCAGATTGTTCTTAATGATGACGTCAGTGACGGCGTCGAACACAAACTGCACATTCTTGGTGTCGGTGGCGCAGGTGAAGTGGGTGTAGATCTCCTTCGTGTCCTTCTTCTTGTTCAGGTCCTCAAACTTGGTCTGGATGTAGCTCGCCGCCTCGTCATACTTATTGGCTCCTGTAGCGCGGCACCCAGACAACACGGAAAAGGGACATAGCACATTGTCAGTAACACCTACACCATTCTGCCTTAGAGACATTTAATCTCACTAAGTCTATAAACAAAAACCATCctgagtctgtctgtggagagtcaccactgtactgtacactgtaccAGACGTGTgagtttatttgttattttgcGAATCCAAAAaggattgtttgtgtgtgtgtgtgtgtgtgtgtgcatgtgtgtatgtgcatgtgagagtgtgtgtgtgtgtacgtgagagtgtgtatgtgtgtgtctgtgtgtgtgtgtgatttgtacCTGAGTACTCAGGGAAACAGATGGCGAGAGGACTGCGTGTGATTTTCTCCTCAAACAGATCTTTCTTattgaggaagaggatgatggACGTCTCTGTAAACCACTTATTATTACAGATAGAGTCAAAGAGCTTCATACTCTCATGCATGCGATtctgcaaaacacacatacagagagagagaaagagagagagagagagagagagacagctcatTGATTAATGATGATCAGTGTACCACTATGTAACTGCAGTATTTCACCACAAGGTGGCACTGTCAGTTCAGTCCACATTTTTCTTTGCAGAAGCAAAATAAAGGTGTCTGGCTCTCATCCGCACATGCGACAACCAAACAGATCGATCACAAAAAAGTACAGCAGATGACACTGTCCGGCTGAGAGGATAACCACCAATGTTAATGATTATGGCACTTAATATGAGAGGCTTTAAGAGAGCTCACTCAGATATGACACAGTTGATCCACAGGGAGGTGTTGACTTTAGAGGTAGGCAGCGTTGCTTCTAACACATGCACACCGACACATTCATCTACACTGATGCATTCTGACACTGTGGCATCTAAATGCTAAGAGTTCACTGAAATCTATTCCATACGTTTAATAGTGAGGAGACAAATATTTGCTTTAAGGGTCTCTAACattctgtgtatgtgacaagctctgtatgtctctgtatgCTGAATTAAACTGTCCTCAGATGATGTCTTTGAGTCGATGGTGGAACATCGAATATGTCTAATACGGTCtgaaactctctcacacagcttaTATAATGACTCTCCTGTGCGCGTGCTCTCAGGCCCCTGAGctgcgtgtgagtgtgggtgagaAGCAGCTCTCAGCAATACGACTGAGATAGAGGTCTGCTCCGGCTCTTTAAACAAAGCATCCACGACTAAATCCACTCAAAGCTAACTGCCTGCACTGTCCAAATGTttcatcctgctctctctctctctctctctctgacaccagACGGCTCTCcttcaccctcctcttcctcaccatcTCCTCATCCTCGGCCAGGACCAGGTCGTAGGCGCTCAGCGCCACGCAGAAGATAATGGCGGTGACGCCTTCAAAACAGTGGATCCATTTCTTCCTCTCCGACCTCTGACCTCCGACATCAAACATCCTACACGAAAAAAGacggacagggagagagagagagacagacagacagagagagagacagacagacagacagagagacgtcGTCATAAGCTCGACTATTAAGATTTTATGAGTTACTGACAGAACAAAGGCAAACTCCATTAGAGGAGAGGTTAGTATGAAAAAACGACAAAGCcgacatgtatttatttaacctTTATTTGACCCACGTAGTCCTCCCCTGAAATTCCACTGAACCCACCCAAACCCAGCCTTAAAAGCCCAATATCGCCtgccctaccccccccccccccccgaaacccGCCGTCAGTCTGGCTCCTCCTGACCtgcactcacacgctcacacacgacAGGCCATTCCACCGTGTTCCACAGGGATTTACCGGATCGGTCGTTTCTATGGTTACAGCAACCAGGACAAAGTAATACAAAAGGGACCgtgtttttctcctcattgATTGGATGAATGTATAATTCATAGAGCAAcatactgtaaaacacagacagggcaGCAAGATCaggacagggtgtgtgtgtgtgtgtgtgtgtgtgtgtgtgtggtcagtacATGAACTGATACCAGTGAGAAATTTTATTAATGGCTTGCATTGTTCAGATGTATTGCAATATTCTCAAACAGATGTGACCTCCTGGCTAGCAGAGAGATTCCAGAAACCTCTCCATCCTTCTCCatcagagagcaagagagagagagagagagagagagagagagagagagacagagagagagagacagagagagaggggtttggGTTGCATTTGGGGTGTTAGTTTAGAATCATTAATTGTTGTAAGTAAAGCAGTTTTTAATCCACTGACATATTACCGATCTTTATTAAGCGAGCACGGATCGTCAGGTCGGATATGTCCaaaaagagacggagagagagagcgttatgtctatttattattattatatatttattatataataataaatatatatttattatatttagagtttcatctatttatttttgcccGAGAGGAACAACTAAACGGATGAAAGACTTGTTCGTATTGGGAGACACAACGGGGCCCAGAAACAGACTTCAACAGGTAATCCAGAAATAATCCAGAAATAATCCAAAAAAAGGGGTTTCAGTCCAGTCTCTTCAGAACACATGATCGTATAAATTGCTCAACATCCACAACAGAGACAAGGGAAAGAAACGAGAGAGggttttctcctcatttttcgACTTTTTGGTTTGAGCTCCTGGGctgtatatttaattttaagttAAATGTGAACACTGGGGTTCACACAGACCACTGATCATTCCACCCTCAcaagtcagaggtcagaggtcaagctTTTGGCCGGGGTAAAGGATCAGAAGGTCAGGTCTGCGCTGTGAGAATAAAAGCCAAGCCTTCCTGTTCTGATGGCGTAATAATCAGTCTGAGGTGAGGGGAACGTTCCGGAAAAGCAGTGAACAGAGCGTGAGACGTCATTGTCATTGTCTGTGCAGCAGGAGAGTCCTACATCACTGACCACGCCCGTATGGAAAACGAACGCGTGTCAGAGGCCAGGCACGGCCAGTGCTGGGCCAGTGGCTGACTCCATCAGGCTCGTCTGAGGGTTGACGAAAACGTGACAACCACCCAGACGACCGCCGGAGCTGGGATTTTTTCTCAGCGATTGACTGGGACAGTATAGAAGTGCTAGACAACCGTCACTCACGCTGTAAGCATGTGACAGAGGTCCCGCACTGTCCATCTGGGACCTCACTAAACGGTTCCCAATGACCGGAACCGGCTCTGACTTGAATTCTCTGCCATGTCACAGATCTTACAGTAGTTTTCTACACCTTGTCCTGACCCCAAGCAATAACAGTGAGATTTATATGAcccagtgagagtgacaggctGGGCCAAAAATGTCCCTCAGTGGTGACGAGGTTCAGACAGAGGGTTCGGAACTGATGTATGACACCACATTCAGGGGATGGCTCTGCTCCAGCCTGGAGACAAGCACCACTTATTAAaagtgccagagagagagagagggagagggagagagagagggagagggagagacagagagacagagagagaaagcaaagcagTGTGTCTTACTTGAAGTGCAGGTCTTTGAAGGTGAAGTGAGTCTCCACGATGCCTGTGGTCTTCACTCTGGTCCTCAGAACATCCTGCTGAGTGGGAATGTAGTCCGATTTGGCTATTCTCTCAAGGTCATTCAGAtaactagacacacacacacacacagagagagagagagattcgtGTTTAGTTTACAGTCCCACAGAACAGACTTCATATGTTCCTCTTTAGATAtgttttccagaacattctcagtTATCTAAAGGTAGTGATCGATggaatgagtaaatgaatgaatgaatgggtaGACAACCACATTTATAAACAAAcgaaatgaacaaacaaacaaacaaacacattaattcATTAAACCATTTCATAGCACATTTGCAGATACAGTACAACCCTCtcgtgtgctgtgtgtgtgtgtgtgtgtgtgtgtgtgtgttcactggcaCAGGAGTGGACTGTGGACAGTCTATTCATCTCCATACTCTTCATATGCACCGCCATGAAATCTACAATTAAGTCCCTGTTATGTGGTTATGTGTATAAATACCACACGCTACTCTAAATGAGGCTATTCCCTCCCCCTGGGCAGAGTCCATGAGAGAAGCATTGAGCCAGAAGAGTTAGGCATCCATTAAGCacacagtctgtttgttttttaaatcagctctgaggtcccTATCCTTGTCATCGAGGACAGCACTTATTCATCATTGATGCTTAAGCGTCAGAGTTGGTCGTGTGACTGGGGATGACCAATGACAGCGCGGTGGTGGAGGACAGAGCTGGGGATAGGTCTGATGTGATAGAGTAGCGGTCTGAGAATCTCGCTGTACgggtgaataaatgtaaatgtatatgtaaatgttcGCATAAACGTAAATGTGATtcagacaggtaaacacagtcAGGTGAGCACTAAAGGTGCCAGAGCGTGATTTGTCAGTGCGACCGTTTGATCGTTACTTTCAGATAAAACTCGTCGTGTCCTTATGACATCACTAGATTCTTTAATGCAGTATGTTTTATATCCTGTCctgcatgtacacaaacacacacgcacatgcccaCCCAttctcatgcacacatatgaatgcacacacacacacacacacacacacaaacacagacacacaccacacacattcattcattcatacacactaACCAAtgcacattcactctcacacacacacacacacactagagacACATAACTGTAGTGAGTAGCTGCAGTCCCCACTCATTTGAcattgttccaaaaaaaaaaaaaaaaaaacagttgggTTTGTTACCACGACAACGGAGAATGttctgttaattaaacattATTTCATGTCTGTGGGAGACAGTTTGATAGTAACGCACCTACTGAGATGGAAAGCTCATCTGGTCACAACatccatcataaaaaaaatgcattattcaCAAATAATCTTCAATCCAAAACTGTCTTAAATtctgggggggggttttgttggTCTCAGGTGGTTGTTCGGAGGGTTTACTCTTAAAAATGAAGGTATTATACGATGGTGTTTTCCCTCTCGAAAAAACCTGAGCTGAAATCGCTGAAAATCCACTGATTTCAATAATACTGAAATATTATTACTACGCAGGGCATCTGCTGATCTGGACCAGGTCTCTCTTTGTACACCCCAACACCGCCCTGACCCACACACCCCTGGGCTTCATTCACCCCTTTAATCCATCTCTAACCAGCGCAAAGTTCCTGCCTGGTTCAAATCCTCCGTCATCTTACCACTTAGACGGACATAGGAACTGCGAACGCTTGGTACTCGGAATCGATTCCAGACCCGGTCCAGTTTGTGGACCGACCCGACAGCCCAGGCGAAGAGGCCGTTAACATGGGCCTCTCATTGTGTTCTGCAGAACCCGGACCCCCccggtcacacacacaggaatacaggacagggctgtgtgtacagcagtgtcacacacacaggattacagGGCAGGGCTGCGtgttcagtgtcacacacacaggattacagGACAGGGCTGCGtgttcagtgtcacacacacaggaatacagggcagggctgtgtgtacagcagtgtcacacacacaggaatacaggacagggctgtttgttcagtgtcacacacacaggaatacagggcagggctgtttgttcagtgtcacacacacaggaatacaggGCAGGGCTGCGTgtacagtgtcacacacacaggaatacaggacagggctgtttgttcagtgtcacacacacaggaatacagggcagggctgtgtgtagagtgtcacacacacaggaatacaggacagggctgtttgttcagtgtcacacacacaggaatacaggacagggctgtttgttcagtgtcacacacacaggaatacaggacagggctgtttgttcagtgtcacacacacaggaatacaggacagggctgtttgttcagtgtcacacacacaggaatacaggACAAggctgtttgttcagtgtcacacacacaggaatacaggacagggctgtttgttcagtgtcacacacacaggaatacaggacagggctgtttgttcagtgtcacacacacaggacagggctgtttgttcagtgtcacacacacaggaatacaggGCAGGGCTGCGTgtacagtgtcacacacacaggaatacaggGCAGGGCTGCGTgtacagtgtcacacacacaggaatacaggACAGGGCTGCGTgtacagtgtcacacacacaggaatacaggACAGGGCTGCGTgtacagtgtcacacacacaggaatacaggGCAGGGCTGCGTGTAGAGAAGGCAGGTAAGTCGTCCGGTGTCACGGCACACTGTTCACCATCTGCAGCTCCACTCCTCATAAACAGCGGAAATGATGGCAGACTCCCAGAACCCCCccccagtctctcctctcccccccccccccccaccaacgcCACAGCACAGCGGcatcctctgtctgtgtctttaagTTCTTAGAACCAGTAACATCACCCTCATCACAAACAAGTCACTGAGGTGGTTCCCTTCACCAACGGGAAAACCTCACAGCCGGGACTGATCCACAGTTCCACAGAACCACGGCCGAGAGCATCCGCACATTCTCCATTATGGTCTGGTTTGGACCACGTCCGCTCCTGTCCCCAGGGAGCTGccgtctgtccatctgtcctcAACCGAAGCGCCGTCTGTCTCCCGAGAGGAGAAATGGGCGGGAAAAACTGACTCCCTGATCCCACCCATCTCAGTCATCAtttattacacacactcctgacGCCACCATGGTCTTTTCCCACCTGCCGTTTACCTGTCAGACCGGCTGTCATGGCGATGGACTGTATGACCCACTCACGTGTCACTCATGACGTCATGTTTGCAATAGCACAACGTGCAGTAGGTGATTTCTTagtttttaacaggggggatggcccactggtcactgacactactctatagagtatacagggggatggcccagtggtcactgacactactctatagagtatatagggggatggcaggttaacaagggggtcattttgctaacaagggggatggcatcccccctcatccccctacaaatcactcACTGACAACATGGATACCTCTGTCCAGCCTCCGCTGGTACCTGTCAGTCCAGCTGTATGAGAGATTTGATGTGAGCTGGatgtctgatgtctgtgttaTACTTATTGACTGTGTTTACACTATGTCAGTTCAGATGCACGTTGCTCTTTCAGGCattaactctctgtctgtcagcgcACTATGAATTACGCATGTCACAGTTAGCGTCCTGTGAATGTCTAGTCCAATAGGTTCTCTGTCATCTGCGTTAAGGCTCAAATGGACCAAAACTAATCTCTAGTGCAGGAATTCACTTTGAAAATAAAGCTACTTTATTCTACAagtattttattctattttgtGGGCTAACAGCTTGTGGGAGCATGTtaactgaaagagagaatattCTGAGTTTCTCCATAAAGCAGTCACACTCACCACACatgtattattatcattattgttattgttgttgttgttgttgttgttgctgttgttgttgttgctgttgttatgaAACCCTCATGTCTGacattcctctgctctctcagtgGCATGCTTCCTCATACACTCCTGACTGTTTTCTGAGTAATGTTCATATGTTTTCTCTAACATTACTCACCCTGAGGCAAAGTGTTGGAATGACAGATTTCACTCTGCCCTAGTTAAGATAgataacagacagagagagagagagagagagagagagagagagagagagacagaaacagtaagagacagagagaggcgaagagagagagatctccatTTGTTTGGAGTTTTCACAAGGAGCTTCAGCTAGGGAGCTGTATGGcagtttaaatttaatttttttttttttttataaccagCACCATGACTCCTGCTACTCTTAAAACAGTTAACACCTACTGctaccactctcactgttactgctattattgttactgttactgttaccactctcactgttactgctactattgttactgttactgttaccactctcactgttactgctactattgttactgctaccactctcactgttactgctattattgttactgttactgctaccactctcactgttactgctactattgttactgttactgttaccactctcactgttactgctactattgttactgttactgttaccactctcactgttactgctattattgttactgttactgttaccactctcactgttactgctactattcttactgttactgctaccactctcactgttactgctactattgttactgttactgttaccactctcactgttactgctactattgttactgttactgttaccactctcactgttactgctattattgttactgttactgttaccactctcactgttactgctactattgttactgttactgttaccactctcactgttactgctattattgttactgttactgttaccactctcactgttactgctattattgttactgttactgttaccactctcactgttactgctattattgttgctgttactgttaccactctcactgttactgctactattcttactgttactgctaccactctcactgttactgctactattgttactgttactgttaccactctcactgttactgctactattgttactgttactgttaccactctcactgttactgctactattgttactgttactgttaccactctcactgttacggctactattgttactgttactgttaccactctcactgttactgctattattgttactgttactgttacaactctcactgttactgctactattgttactgctaccactctcactgttactgctactattgttactgttactgctaccactctcactgttactgctactattgttactgttactgttaccactctcactgttactgctactattgttactgctactgttaccactctcactgttactgctactattgttactgctactgctaccactctcactgttactgctactattgttactgctaccactctcactgttactgctactattgttactgttactgctaccactctcactgttactgctactattgttactgttactgttaccactctcactgttactgctactattgttactgctactgctaccactctcactgttactgctactattgttactgctaccactctcactgttactgctactattgttactgttactgctaccactctcactgttactgctactattgttactgctaccactctcactgttacggctactattgttactgttactgctactattgttactgttactgctactattgttactgttaccactctcactgttactgctactattgttactgctaccactctcactgttacggctactattgttactgttactgttaccactctcactgttactgctactattgttactgttactgctaccactctcactgttactgctactattgttactgttactgttaccactctcactgttactgctactattgttactgttactgttaccactctcactgttactgctattattgttattgttactgttaccactctcactgttactgctactattgttactgttactgctaccactctcactgttactgctattattgttattgttactgttaccactctcactgttactgctactattgttattgttactgttaccactctcactgttactgctactattgttactgttactgttaccattcactgttactgctactattgttactgctaccactctcactgttactgctactattgttattgttactgttaccactctcactgttactgctactattgttactgctaccactctcactgttactgctactattgttactgttactgctaccactctcactgttactgctactattgttattgttactgctaccactctcactgttactgctactattgttactgttactgttaccactctcactgttactgctactattgttactgttactgctaccactctcactgttactgctactattgttactgttactgttaccactctcactgttactgctactattgttactgctactgctaccactctcactgttactgctactattgttactgttactgttaccattcactgttactgctactattgttactgctactgctaccactctcactgttactgctggTAATGTTGTTATGTTGGATAACTTAATATGGAGACTGAGCATAGTAAACAGGGAAAATGTTGACCTTCAACACAACCTGATGGTTAATaggaaaaaatataattaaagtcatatttaataaaacaacTGGAGGCTTTGCTATCAAATCTTAATTAAACTAAATATGAAATGTAGTGATTAATGAAGGATGATTAATGATGACTAATCAAATgtaatttctgtcatttcttcatGAGGTGCTGTGCTGCAGGGCTTTGAGTCACGAGCgtttgtttggctttgttttgctcttaATTACATTCAGTGCTGGGAATGAGAGAAGCTAGCCGCGCACTGGGCTACCTCTCTGAGGGAAAAGCACCAGTTCATTCTCTAACCTAAATGAAGAAGACATTTACAGGAAGGAAAGAACAGATTTGCCTACGaaaggaatttttttcccctcactcacAAATTTACATATATAGTGGAATTTGAgctatgtgtgtgagacagagaaaacgtgcatgtgtatgtgtgtatttgtgtgtctgtgtgtgtgtgtgtgtgtgtgcgcgtgtctttgtgtatgtgtgagaaagggagtgagagagtatgtgtctgtgtgtgtgtgtgcgtgtgtgtgtaagtccttgtgtatgtgtgaaagagagagggaaaaaaggcagaaagagagtgtgtgtgggtgtgggtgagtgagagagagagagagaaatggtgcgTACGTGCAGGTGGCATGCTGAATGCATGGAGGGTAGAGGGTGAAAGTGCACTGAGGGACATTTTACCAGAGTAAACTTGGTGTAAATATCCAAACAGAGCGTTCTGCCACTGAGTCAGCaagtcagtgagacagtgagtcagagaggtCATAGTCAGGCAAAAGACATGATTTAAATACGCCTAACAGATGTCCACTTCAAATGGAGATAAAACTGAAGCTCACAGTCCAGCGGATCTGACCAAGCGAGAGGGGAAATTTTACCACGCGCAGGTGGAGTcattgtctgcgtgtgtcttaGCGAGAGCAGAGGACAGTGTGTCCCCGCATGGTGAGCAAACAGAGTGACCTCAGAGTAAACATTGGACTGTCCT
This window encodes:
- the gnai2b gene encoding guanine nucleotide-binding protein G(i) subunit alpha-2b, with amino-acid sequence MGCTVSAEDKAAAERSKMIDKNLREDGEKAAREVKLLLLGAGESGKSTIVKQMKIIHEDGYSEDECKQYRAVVYSNTIQSIMAIIKAMANLKIDYGDSARADDARQLFALSAAAEEQGILPDDLANVIRRLWADSGVQSCFTRSREYQLNDSAAYYLNDLERIAKSDYIPTQQDVLRTRVKTTGIVETHFTFKDLHFKMFDVGGQRSERKKWIHCFEGVTAIIFCVALSAYDLVLAEDEEMNRMHESMKLFDSICNNKWFTETSIILFLNKKDLFEEKITRSPLAICFPEYSGANKYDEAASYIQTKFEDLNKKKDTKEIYTHFTCATDTKNVQFVFDAVTDVIIKNNLKDCGLF